In a genomic window of Streptomyces katrae:
- a CDS encoding heavy metal translocating P-type ATPase, with product MSSSTVHEGPIAEVELTIGGMTCASCAARIEKKLNRMDGVSATVNYATEKARVSYGGGVRVADLIQTVVRTGYTAEEPPPPEPAREESGPQGHGPGPEAGSDPVLDALRQRLLVSAALALPVVLLSMVPALQFDNWQWLCLTLASPVAVWGALPFHRAAWANARHGAATMDTLVSVGTLAAYAWSLWALFFGHAGMTGMRHGFDLTAGRADGSSALYLEVAAGVVTFILLGRYLEARSKRKAGAALRAMLELGAKDVTVLRGGREVRIPVDSLVTGDRFVVRPGEKIATDGRVVEGSSAVDASMLTGESLPVDVTAGDPVTGATVNASGRLVVEATRVGADTQLARMAAMVEEAQNGKAEVQRLADRISGVFVPVVLLLALGTWVAWLLITDDATAAFTAAVAVLIIACPCALGLATPTALMVGTGRGAQLGILIKGPEVLESTRRVDTVVLDKTGTVTTGRMALSGVHPADGVDEKELLRLAGALEHASEHPIARAVAAAAAEAAGAAGALPVPESFENLAGLGVRGVVEGRSVLVGRERLLAERGIALPAGLAGAAAAAEARGSTAVLVAWDGGARGLLTVADAVKPTSAEAVARLRALGLTPVLLTGDNRAVAETVAREVGIDEVIAEVMPQDKVDVVRRLQAEGRTVAMVGDGVNDAAALARADLGLAMGTGTDAAIEAGDLTLARGDLRVAADAIRLSRRTLATIKGNLFWAFGYNVAALPLAAAGLLNPMIAGAAMAFSSVFVVTNSLRLRSFR from the coding sequence ATGAGCAGCAGCACAGTGCACGAGGGGCCCATAGCCGAGGTCGAACTGACCATCGGCGGAATGACCTGCGCCTCCTGCGCGGCCCGCATCGAGAAGAAGCTGAACCGGATGGACGGCGTCAGCGCCACGGTGAACTACGCCACCGAGAAGGCGCGCGTCTCCTACGGCGGGGGCGTGCGGGTGGCCGACCTGATCCAGACGGTGGTCAGGACCGGGTACACGGCCGAGGAACCCCCGCCGCCGGAGCCCGCCCGCGAGGAGTCGGGGCCGCAGGGACACGGGCCCGGGCCGGAGGCGGGCTCCGATCCCGTGCTCGACGCGCTGCGGCAGCGGCTGCTCGTGTCCGCCGCCCTGGCCCTGCCCGTCGTCCTGCTCTCGATGGTGCCCGCCCTGCAGTTCGACAACTGGCAGTGGCTCTGCCTGACGCTGGCCTCCCCCGTCGCGGTCTGGGGCGCCCTGCCCTTCCACCGGGCCGCCTGGGCCAACGCCCGCCACGGCGCCGCGACCATGGACACCCTGGTGTCGGTCGGCACGCTGGCCGCCTACGCCTGGTCCCTGTGGGCCCTGTTCTTCGGGCACGCCGGCATGACCGGCATGCGGCACGGCTTCGACCTGACCGCCGGCCGCGCCGACGGCTCCTCGGCGCTCTACCTGGAGGTCGCGGCGGGCGTCGTCACCTTCATCCTGCTCGGCCGCTACCTGGAGGCCCGTTCCAAGCGGAAGGCGGGCGCGGCCCTGCGGGCCATGCTGGAGCTGGGCGCCAAGGACGTGACCGTGCTGCGGGGCGGCCGGGAGGTCCGGATCCCGGTGGACTCCCTCGTCACCGGCGACCGGTTCGTCGTGCGGCCCGGGGAGAAGATCGCCACCGACGGCAGGGTGGTCGAGGGATCCTCCGCCGTGGACGCCTCGATGCTGACCGGCGAGTCCCTGCCGGTGGACGTCACCGCCGGGGATCCCGTCACCGGCGCCACCGTCAACGCCTCCGGCCGGCTCGTCGTGGAGGCCACCCGGGTCGGGGCCGACACCCAGCTCGCCCGGATGGCCGCCATGGTGGAGGAGGCGCAGAACGGCAAGGCCGAGGTGCAGCGGCTCGCCGACCGGATCTCCGGGGTCTTCGTGCCCGTCGTGCTGCTCCTCGCGCTCGGCACCTGGGTGGCCTGGCTGCTGATCACCGACGACGCCACCGCCGCCTTCACCGCCGCCGTGGCCGTCCTGATCATCGCCTGCCCCTGCGCCCTGGGCCTGGCCACCCCGACCGCCCTGATGGTCGGCACCGGCCGGGGCGCCCAGCTCGGCATCCTGATCAAGGGCCCGGAGGTGCTGGAGTCCACCCGCAGGGTCGACACCGTCGTCCTCGACAAGACCGGCACGGTGACCACGGGGCGGATGGCCCTCTCCGGGGTGCACCCCGCGGACGGGGTGGACGAGAAGGAGCTGTTGCGGCTCGCCGGAGCCCTGGAACACGCCTCCGAGCACCCCATCGCCCGGGCCGTCGCCGCCGCGGCCGCCGAGGCGGCCGGCGCGGCGGGCGCTCTGCCGGTCCCCGAGTCCTTCGAGAACCTGGCCGGGCTGGGCGTCCGGGGCGTGGTCGAGGGCCGCTCCGTCCTGGTGGGGCGCGAACGGCTGCTGGCCGAACGGGGCATCGCCCTGCCCGCCGGCCTCGCCGGGGCGGCGGCGGCCGCCGAGGCCCGCGGCAGCACCGCGGTGCTGGTCGCCTGGGACGGCGGGGCCCGCGGGCTGCTGACCGTCGCCGACGCCGTGAAGCCGACCAGCGCCGAGGCCGTGGCCCGGCTGCGGGCGCTCGGCCTGACCCCGGTCCTGCTGACCGGGGACAACCGGGCGGTGGCCGAGACGGTGGCCCGCGAGGTGGGCATCGACGAGGTGATCGCCGAGGTCATGCCGCAGGACAAGGTGGACGTGGTGCGCCGGCTCCAGGCCGAGGGCCGCACCGTCGCCATGGTCGGCGACGGCGTCAACGACGCCGCCGCCCTCGCCCGGGCCGACCTGGGCCTGGCCATGGGCACCGGCACCGACGCCGCCATCGAGGCCGGCGACCTGACCCTGGCCCGGGGCGACCTGCGGGTGGCGGCCGACGCCATCCGGCTCTCGCGCCGGACGCTGGCCACCATCAAGGGCAACCTGTTCTGGGCCTTCGGCTACAACGTGGCGGCGCTGCCGCTGGCGGCGGCGGGCCTGCTCAACCCGATGATCGCAGGGGCCGCGATGGCCTTCTCCTCGGTCTTCGTGGTGACCAACAGCCTGCGGCTGCGCTCGTTCCGCTAG
- a CDS encoding citrate synthase yields MSDNSVVLRYADGEYTYPVIESTVGDQGFDIAKLRAQTGLVTLDSGYGNTAAYKSAITYLDGEQGILRYRGYPIEQLAERSTFIEVAYLLINGELPTVDQLASFRNEITQHTLLHEDVKRFYDGFPRDAHPMAMLSSVVSALSTFYQDSHNPFDEKQRHLSTIRLLAKLPTIAAYAYKKSVGHPVVYPRNDLGYVENFLRMTFSVPAQEYELDPVVVSALDKLLILHADHEQNCSTSTVRLVGSSQANMFASISAGISALWGPLHGGANQSVLEMLEGIKKDGGDVDAFIRKVKNKEDGVRLMGFGHRVYKSFDPRAKIIKAAAHDVLSALGKSDELLDIALKLEEHALADEYFVSRNLYPNVDFYTGLIYRAMGFPTEMFTVLFALGRLPGWIAQWHEMIKEPGSRIGRPRQIYTGEVLRDFVPVEAR; encoded by the coding sequence GTGAGCGACAACTCTGTAGTACTCCGGTACGCGGACGGCGAATACACCTACCCGGTGATCGAGAGCACCGTCGGTGACCAGGGCTTCGACATCGCGAAGCTGAGGGCCCAGACCGGGCTCGTCACTCTGGACAGCGGCTACGGCAACACCGCCGCCTACAAGTCCGCGATTACCTATCTCGACGGTGAGCAGGGCATCCTGCGCTACCGCGGTTACCCGATCGAGCAGCTGGCGGAGCGCTCGACCTTCATCGAGGTCGCCTACCTTCTGATCAACGGTGAGCTGCCGACCGTCGACCAGCTCGCGTCGTTCCGCAACGAGATCACCCAGCACACCCTGCTGCACGAGGACGTCAAGCGGTTCTACGACGGCTTCCCGCGCGACGCCCACCCGATGGCCATGCTGTCCTCGGTCGTCAGCGCGCTGTCCACCTTCTACCAGGACAGCCACAACCCCTTCGACGAGAAGCAGCGCCACCTCTCGACGATCCGCCTGCTGGCCAAGCTCCCGACGATCGCGGCCTACGCGTACAAGAAGTCGGTCGGCCACCCGGTGGTCTACCCGCGTAACGACCTCGGTTACGTCGAGAACTTCCTGCGCATGACCTTCTCCGTGCCGGCCCAGGAGTACGAGCTCGACCCGGTCGTGGTCTCCGCGCTCGACAAGCTCCTGATCCTGCACGCGGACCACGAGCAGAACTGCTCGACCTCCACCGTGCGCCTGGTCGGCTCCTCGCAGGCGAACATGTTCGCCTCGATCTCCGCCGGCATCTCGGCCCTGTGGGGTCCGCTGCACGGCGGCGCCAACCAGTCCGTCCTGGAGATGCTGGAAGGCATCAAGAAGGACGGCGGCGACGTCGACGCCTTCATCCGCAAGGTGAAGAACAAGGAGGACGGCGTCCGCCTGATGGGCTTCGGGCACCGCGTCTACAAGAGCTTCGACCCCCGGGCGAAGATCATCAAGGCCGCGGCGCACGACGTCCTCTCGGCGCTCGGCAAGAGCGACGAGCTGCTGGACATCGCGCTCAAGCTGGAGGAGCACGCGCTCGCCGACGAGTACTTCGTCTCGCGCAACCTCTACCCGAACGTGGACTTCTACACCGGTCTGATCTACCGGGCCATGGGCTTCCCGACCGAGATGTTCACCGTGCTGTTCGCCCTCGGCCGCCTGCCCGGCTGGATCGCCCAGTGGCACGAGATGATCAAGGAGCCCGGCTCCCGCATCGGCCGCCCGCGCCAGATCTACACCGGCGAGGTCCTGCGCGACTTCGTCCCGGTCGAGGCCCGCTGA
- a CDS encoding ATP-dependent RecD-like DNA helicase gives MQNNGVVQLAVVEGVLERITYANEESGYTVARVDTGRGAGDLLTVVGSLLGAQPGESLRMEGRWGSHPQYGRQFSVENYSTILPATIQGIRRYLGSGLIKGIGPRIADRIVEHFGLDTLDVIEAEPKRLIEVPGLGPKRTKLIGAAWEEQKAIKEVMVFLQGVGVSTSIAVRIYKKYGDASISVVKNHPYRLAADVWGIGFLTADRIAQAVGIPHDSPERVKAGLQYALSQSADQGHCFLPQERLISDGVKLLQVDTGLVIECLAELAADPEGVVREAVPDPQGGPDPLTAVYLVPFHRAELSLAGQVRRLLSAEEDRMPGFQDVDWEKALGWLAGRTGAALAPEQRDAVRLALTRRVAVLTGGPGCGKSFTVRSIVELARAKKAKVVLAAPTGRAAKRLSELTGAEASTVHRLLELKPGGDAAYDRDRPLDADLVVVDEASMLDLLLANKLVKAVAPGAHLLLVGDVDQLPSVGAGEVLRDLLAEGGPVPAVRLTRIFRQAQQSGVVTNAHRINTGAAPITDGLPDFFLFPEEDTEAAGVLAVDVAARRIPARFGLDPRRDVQVLAPMHRGPAGAGHLNGLLQQAITPARPNLPEKRFGGRVFRVGDKVTQIRNNYEKGANGVFNGTVGVVTAIDLDEQRLTVRTEEDEEVGYEFAELDELAHAYAVTIHRSQGSEYPAVVIPVTTGAWMMLQRNLLYTAVTRAKKLVVLVGSRKALGQAVRTVSAGRRFTAVAARLAGRIPVGNIT, from the coding sequence ATGCAGAACAACGGGGTGGTGCAACTGGCGGTGGTCGAGGGGGTGCTGGAGCGCATCACCTACGCCAACGAGGAGAGCGGCTACACGGTCGCCCGGGTGGACACGGGCCGGGGCGCGGGCGACCTGCTGACCGTCGTCGGCTCGCTGCTGGGCGCGCAGCCCGGCGAGTCCCTGCGGATGGAGGGCCGCTGGGGCTCGCACCCGCAGTACGGCAGACAGTTCAGCGTCGAGAACTACTCGACGATCCTGCCCGCCACCATCCAGGGCATCCGGCGCTACCTGGGCTCCGGCCTGATCAAAGGCATCGGGCCGCGGATCGCCGACCGGATCGTGGAGCACTTCGGGCTGGACACCCTCGACGTCATCGAGGCGGAGCCGAAGCGGCTGATCGAGGTGCCGGGCCTGGGCCCCAAGCGGACGAAGCTGATCGGAGCCGCCTGGGAGGAGCAGAAGGCCATCAAGGAGGTCATGGTCTTCCTCCAGGGCGTCGGGGTCTCCACCTCCATCGCCGTGCGCATCTACAAGAAGTACGGGGACGCCTCCATCTCGGTGGTGAAGAACCACCCCTACCGGCTCGCCGCCGACGTCTGGGGCATCGGCTTCCTGACCGCCGACCGCATCGCCCAGGCCGTCGGCATCCCGCACGACAGCCCCGAGCGGGTCAAGGCCGGCCTCCAGTACGCGCTGTCCCAGTCCGCCGACCAGGGCCACTGCTTCCTCCCCCAGGAACGGCTCATCTCCGACGGGGTGAAGCTGCTCCAGGTGGACACGGGGCTGGTCATCGAGTGCCTGGCCGAGCTCGCCGCCGATCCGGAAGGGGTGGTCCGGGAGGCCGTGCCCGATCCCCAGGGCGGCCCCGACCCCCTCACCGCCGTGTACCTCGTCCCCTTCCACCGGGCCGAACTCTCGCTGGCGGGCCAGGTCCGCCGGCTGCTGAGCGCCGAGGAGGACCGGATGCCCGGCTTCCAGGACGTGGACTGGGAGAAGGCCCTGGGCTGGCTCGCCGGGCGGACCGGAGCCGCCCTCGCCCCCGAGCAGCGGGACGCGGTGCGGCTGGCGCTGACCCGCCGGGTCGCCGTCCTCACCGGCGGGCCGGGCTGCGGGAAGTCCTTCACCGTGCGCTCCATCGTGGAGCTGGCCCGGGCCAAGAAGGCCAAGGTGGTCCTCGCCGCCCCCACGGGCCGGGCGGCGAAGCGGCTGTCCGAGCTCACGGGGGCCGAGGCCTCCACCGTGCACCGGCTGCTCGAACTCAAACCCGGCGGGGACGCCGCGTACGACCGCGACCGGCCGCTGGACGCGGACCTGGTCGTGGTCGACGAGGCCTCGATGCTGGACCTGCTGCTCGCCAACAAGCTGGTCAAGGCGGTGGCCCCGGGGGCGCACCTGCTGCTGGTCGGCGACGTGGACCAGCTGCCCTCGGTCGGGGCGGGAGAGGTGCTGCGGGACCTCCTCGCCGAGGGCGGGCCGGTGCCCGCCGTCCGGCTCACCCGGATCTTCCGGCAGGCCCAGCAGTCGGGCGTGGTCACCAACGCCCACCGCATCAACACGGGGGCGGCGCCCATCACCGACGGCCTGCCGGACTTCTTCCTCTTCCCGGAGGAGGACACCGAGGCGGCCGGGGTCCTCGCGGTGGACGTCGCGGCCCGCCGGATCCCCGCCCGGTTCGGGCTCGACCCGCGCCGCGACGTCCAGGTGCTGGCGCCCATGCACCGCGGCCCGGCCGGTGCGGGCCACCTCAACGGGCTGCTCCAGCAGGCCATCACCCCGGCCCGGCCGAACCTGCCCGAGAAGCGGTTCGGCGGCCGGGTTTTCCGGGTTGGTGACAAAGTCACCCAAATCAGGAACAACTATGAGAAGGGTGCCAATGGCGTCTTCAACGGCACCGTCGGTGTGGTCACCGCTATCGACCTGGACGAGCAGCGCTTGACGGTCCGTACGGAGGAGGACGAGGAGGTGGGCTACGAGTTCGCCGAGCTGGACGAGCTGGCGCACGCCTACGCCGTCACCATCCACCGCTCCCAGGGGAGTGAATATCCGGCGGTCGTGATCCCGGTCACGACCGGGGCTTGGATGATGCTCCAGCGGAACCTGCTCTACACGGCCGTGACCAGGGCGAAGAAACTCGTCGTCCTCGTCGGGTCCCGCAAGGCCCTCGGGCAGGCGGTCCGTACGGTTTCCGCAGGCAGGAGGTTCACGGCGGTCGCCGCCAGGCTCGCCGGACGTATACCGGTGGGAAACATCACCTAG
- a CDS encoding DUF937 domain-containing protein, whose translation MSESSIQDDVIHELGDDGLQEIAGLLGTDTTGARETVAHTVGAMTGGLQEKAEGGDDEVRQAFAEVVQPPLQGVATLGGGLGGLLGGGMMAGVLSKVSRPVAEAVSKKTGVPATTVSRVIELLIPVLLAVFAKRAAANKGAGAPTAGAPAPGAAPAEGGGLGDLLGQILGGGKK comes from the coding sequence ATGAGCGAATCTTCCATCCAGGACGACGTGATCCACGAACTCGGCGACGACGGACTCCAGGAGATCGCCGGTCTGCTCGGCACCGACACCACCGGCGCCCGCGAGACCGTCGCGCACACCGTCGGAGCGATGACCGGCGGCCTCCAGGAGAAGGCCGAAGGCGGGGACGACGAGGTCCGCCAGGCGTTCGCCGAGGTGGTCCAGCCGCCCCTCCAGGGCGTGGCCACCCTCGGCGGCGGCCTCGGCGGCCTGCTGGGCGGCGGGATGATGGCCGGGGTGCTGAGCAAGGTGAGCAGGCCGGTCGCCGAGGCGGTGTCGAAGAAGACGGGTGTCCCCGCCACGACCGTCTCCCGGGTCATCGAGCTGCTCATCCCCGTCCTGCTGGCCGTCTTCGCCAAGCGCGCCGCCGCGAACAAGGGCGCGGGCGCGCCGACCGCCGGAGCGCCCGCCCCGGGCGCCGCCCCCGCGGAGGGCGGAGGCCTCGGCGACCTGCTGGGCCAGATCCTCGGCGGCGGCAAGAAGTAG
- a CDS encoding EamA family transporter produces MRPVHTALAVLVAAVWGFNFVVIQIGLGHFPPLLLSALRFLVAALPAVFFVGRPKVAWKWIVGVGVALGIAKFGLLFTGMAAGMPAGLSSLVLQIQAVFTAVLAAAVLRERPGRVRLLGMAVALAGIAVAAVDTGLSGPATGFTLVVAAAACWGVSNVLTRKAAPPDALNFMVWVCTVPVLPLLGLSLLLEGPGRDLAALRSLDWSGVAVIGYVAWVSTVFGFGAWGYLLRRYPASAVAPFSLLVPVFGMSSAALVLGEPVSGPRWLAAVLLVGGVGLTSLAPARGKRRAAAAEGASAPAVGAAR; encoded by the coding sequence ATGCGTCCCGTACACACCGCTCTCGCCGTACTCGTCGCCGCCGTCTGGGGGTTCAACTTCGTCGTCATCCAGATCGGTCTCGGCCACTTCCCTCCGCTGCTGCTGTCCGCGCTGCGCTTCCTCGTCGCCGCGCTGCCCGCCGTGTTCTTCGTGGGGCGGCCCAAGGTCGCCTGGAAGTGGATCGTGGGGGTGGGCGTGGCCCTGGGCATCGCCAAGTTCGGGCTGCTGTTCACGGGCATGGCCGCCGGGATGCCGGCCGGGCTGTCCTCGCTGGTGCTCCAGATCCAGGCCGTGTTCACCGCCGTCCTCGCCGCCGCCGTGCTGCGCGAGCGGCCCGGGCGGGTGCGGCTGCTGGGCATGGCCGTGGCGCTGGCCGGGATCGCCGTCGCCGCCGTGGACACCGGCCTGTCCGGCCCGGCGACCGGGTTCACGCTGGTCGTGGCGGCCGCCGCCTGCTGGGGCGTGTCCAACGTGCTCACCCGCAAGGCCGCCCCGCCCGACGCGCTGAACTTCATGGTGTGGGTGTGTACCGTCCCCGTGCTGCCGTTGCTGGGGCTGTCGCTGCTGCTGGAGGGGCCCGGCCGGGACCTGGCCGCGCTGCGCTCCCTGGACTGGTCCGGGGTGGCCGTGATCGGTTACGTCGCCTGGGTGTCCACGGTGTTCGGCTTCGGCGCCTGGGGCTACCTGCTGCGCCGCTACCCGGCCTCCGCCGTGGCGCCGTTCTCGCTGCTGGTACCGGTGTTCGGGATGTCCTCGGCCGCGCTGGTGCTGGGGGAGCCGGTCTCGGGGCCGCGCTGGCTGGCGGCGGTGCTGCTGGTCGGCGGCGTGGGGCTGACCTCGCTGGCCCCGGCGCGCGGGAAGCGGCGCGCGGCGGCGGCCGAGGGTGCTTCCGCCCCCGCGGTGGGGGCGGCCCGCTAG
- a CDS encoding LysR family transcriptional regulator has product MLDLPRLRALHAVSVHGSVAAAAAALGYTPSAVSQQIGKLERETRTTLLERRGRGVALTEEARHLAETAQELLAIVERAETTLEERRGRPSGLLTVAAFASAARGLLPGVLADLAGRHPALDVRLTEVDPHLSVDLVARGVTDLAVAHDWDIAPLPAPEGVEQALIGDDRCDLVVPAGHPFTARRLVRRADLGGQRWVCQPPGRVCHDWLVRTLRTAGFEPDVAHMAEENHTIVALVAAGLGIAVVPRLGTGPLPPGAVAVPLEPVPVRRLYALWRTGASRRPAITETVRTLQEHWPAVSGLLPGDAEGVPGTRGADRE; this is encoded by the coding sequence ATGCTCGACCTGCCCCGGCTGCGCGCCCTGCACGCCGTCTCCGTCCACGGCTCCGTGGCTGCCGCGGCCGCCGCCCTGGGCTACACCCCCTCCGCCGTCTCCCAGCAGATCGGCAAACTCGAACGGGAGACCCGCACCACCCTCCTGGAGCGGCGCGGACGCGGGGTCGCCCTCACCGAGGAGGCCCGCCACCTGGCCGAGACCGCCCAGGAGTTGCTGGCGATCGTCGAGCGGGCCGAGACCACCCTGGAGGAACGGCGCGGCCGCCCCAGCGGGCTGCTGACGGTGGCCGCCTTCGCCTCCGCGGCGCGCGGACTGCTCCCGGGCGTCCTGGCGGACCTGGCCGGCCGCCATCCGGCGCTGGACGTACGCCTGACGGAGGTGGACCCCCACCTCTCGGTGGACCTGGTGGCCCGGGGCGTCACCGATCTGGCGGTGGCCCACGACTGGGACATCGCCCCGCTGCCCGCCCCCGAGGGCGTGGAGCAGGCACTGATCGGCGACGACCGCTGCGACCTGGTGGTGCCGGCCGGGCACCCCTTCACCGCCCGGCGGCTGGTCCGGCGGGCGGACCTCGGCGGGCAGCGGTGGGTGTGCCAGCCGCCCGGCCGGGTCTGCCACGACTGGCTGGTGCGGACCCTGCGCACGGCCGGGTTCGAGCCGGACGTCGCGCACATGGCCGAGGAGAACCACACCATCGTCGCCCTGGTCGCCGCCGGGCTCGGGATCGCCGTGGTGCCCCGGCTGGGCACCGGGCCGCTGCCGCCGGGCGCGGTGGCCGTCCCCCTGGAGCCGGTCCCGGTGCGCCGGCTGTACGCCCTGTGGCGGACGGGCGCGTCCCGCCGGCCGGCGATCACCGAGACCGTCCGCACCCTCCAGGAGCACTGGCCGGCCGTGTCCGGCCTGCTTCCGGGGGACGCCGAGGGTGTCCCGGGGACGCGGGGCGCGGACCGGGAGTAG
- a CDS encoding glycoside hydrolase family 3 protein — protein MAAATATGGASSTVGPRRTPDDPRPPGAPPGRRPDPERLRALTASMELPELVGQLFVSRAYGHSATDPDPADADLNRAQFGVRSAAELVARYHLGGIVYFAWAHNTRSPQQIAALSNGLQRAAAGSGAGIPLLLSVDQEHGAVARIGRPATLLPGAMALGAGGSPADARRAARLAGTELAALGIRQDYAPVADVNVNPANPVIGVRSFGSDPEAVAELTAAQVRGYQAAGVAATAKHFPGHGDTETDSHVGLPVMRHSRAQWEELDEPPFRAAVEAGADVVMTAHIVFPALDPSGDPATLSRPIVTGILRERLGFRGVVVTDALDMAGVRQKYGDDRVPVLALKAGCDQLLNAPDLGLAYRSVLAAVGSGELTRARIEESVLRILEVKARRGLFEDPYADEGRVDAVVGTGEHLEAADAIAAGTTTLLANPRGLLPLDAASGPRLLVTGADPASPTGTTGPPTEVLARELTALGCRAQSLPAERAVAAAPGHAAVVVCTYNVPEGESPQRTLVADLVATGVPVVLVAVRNPYDPARLPACAAEVATYTWTDVEMRAAARVLTGARRPAGRLPVPVPGRYPLGHGLGY, from the coding sequence ATGGCCGCCGCCACGGCCACCGGCGGCGCCTCCTCCACCGTGGGCCCCCGCCGCACGCCTGACGACCCACGTCCCCCCGGGGCTCCGCCGGGCCGCCGCCCGGACCCGGAGCGGCTGCGCGCCCTGACGGCCTCCATGGAGCTGCCCGAGCTGGTGGGCCAGCTGTTCGTGTCCCGTGCGTACGGGCACTCGGCGACCGACCCCGACCCGGCCGACGCGGACCTGAACCGGGCCCAGTTCGGGGTGCGCAGCGCCGCCGAACTGGTGGCCCGCTACCACCTCGGCGGGATCGTCTACTTCGCCTGGGCGCACAACACCCGCTCCCCGCAGCAGATCGCCGCCCTCTCCAACGGCCTCCAGCGGGCCGCGGCCGGCTCCGGCGCCGGGATCCCGCTGCTGCTCTCCGTCGACCAGGAGCACGGGGCCGTCGCCCGGATCGGCCGGCCGGCGACCCTGCTGCCGGGCGCGATGGCGCTCGGCGCGGGCGGCTCCCCCGCCGACGCCCGCCGGGCGGCCCGGCTGGCGGGGACGGAGCTGGCCGCGCTGGGCATCCGGCAGGACTACGCCCCGGTGGCCGACGTGAACGTGAACCCGGCCAACCCGGTGATCGGCGTCCGCTCCTTCGGCTCCGACCCGGAAGCGGTGGCGGAGCTGACGGCCGCCCAGGTGCGCGGGTACCAGGCGGCGGGGGTGGCCGCGACGGCGAAGCACTTCCCGGGCCACGGGGACACCGAGACCGACAGCCACGTCGGGCTGCCGGTGATGCGGCACAGCCGCGCCCAGTGGGAGGAGCTGGACGAACCCCCCTTCCGGGCGGCGGTGGAGGCGGGCGCGGACGTGGTGATGACGGCGCACATCGTCTTCCCCGCGCTCGATCCCTCGGGGGACCCGGCGACCCTCTCGCGGCCGATCGTGACCGGCATCCTGCGCGAACGCCTGGGGTTCCGCGGGGTGGTGGTGACCGACGCGCTCGACATGGCCGGGGTCCGCCAGAAGTACGGGGACGACCGGGTGCCGGTGCTGGCCCTCAAGGCGGGCTGCGACCAGCTGCTGAACGCGCCCGACCTGGGGCTGGCGTACCGCAGCGTGCTGGCGGCGGTCGGGTCGGGCGAGCTGACCCGGGCGCGGATCGAGGAGTCGGTGCTGCGGATCCTGGAGGTCAAGGCGCGCCGGGGGCTGTTCGAGGACCCGTACGCCGACGAGGGCCGGGTGGACGCGGTGGTGGGCACCGGGGAGCACCTGGAGGCGGCCGACGCGATCGCCGCCGGTACGACCACCCTGCTGGCCAATCCGCGCGGGCTGCTCCCCCTGGACGCGGCGTCCGGACCCCGGCTGCTGGTGACGGGCGCCGACCCGGCCTCCCCCACGGGTACGACGGGACCCCCCACCGAGGTCCTGGCGCGGGAGCTGACGGCCCTGGGCTGCCGGGCGCAGTCCCTGCCCGCGGAGCGGGCGGTGGCGGCCGCGCCGGGCCACGCGGCGGTGGTGGTGTGCACGTACAACGTCCCGGAGGGGGAGAGTCCGCAACGGACGCTGGTGGCGGACCTGGTCGCGACGGGCGTCCCGGTGGTGCTGGTGGCGGTCCGCAATCCGTACGACCCGGCCCGGCTGCCCGCGTGCGCGGCCGAGGTGGCCACCTACACGTGGACGGACGTGGAGATGCGGGCGGCGGCCCGGGTGCTGACGGGGGCGCGGCGGCCGGCCGGCCGCCTGCCCGTCCCGGTTCCGGGCCGCTATCCGCTGGGCCACGGGCTGGGGTACTGA